The window ATAAGCTATTTGGATAAACTGTTGAGGAACAGCTTTCTTCTTAAAGCCTAGACATTTGTTCATATGCTTATTTAACCCATGGGTTATGGCTTGGAAGGGGATAAGCCTCTTGTTAATGTCTATAGTCGCCATTGGCTCTTATGGAGATTTAGAGTTTAGACGAAAGAAGTTCTTTTTGGATGTTAAGGTAAATGAGGAGCTAGTTGGGGCAGCATCATCCTTGATGTGAGCCATAAAAGCTATGTAGTATCCACATTCACCACACCAATTTGATGTCGAAAAACTTAGACAGAATCTTCTACATCGTGATTTGAGGAGAGAAGGCCATATTATAAGGCAAGAAATTGTTAAAAGAGTGGACGGAATCTAGCGATCTCATTCTGATAACTAAGTTAGCAGAAGTTATGTGGATGAAGATAAAAGAATAGTAAAATCTTCTATTTATAAGATTCTAAGGCTTCTAAGGTCATTCTTACCCTAGTTGACGAGACATGTATAGAGAGAATGTTTGGAGTACGTCTCGAGGGTTCGCACCACTGAGGCGACACCTTTAAACCATATCCACATCCAGACTATCCTCGTTCCCTGGTTGGTAGACACCTCAAATGAGTGGTACAACTGACCCAAAGATTTAAGATTGCTCCATACTCAAAATGAGATTCGAACCCTCACTCCTCACTCTTAGTTAAAAATGGAAGAGCCCCTACTCCTCGACCACATCCCTTGTATTACATTAATTGATGTTACATAATCAAATAGAGAATACTTGGCATATATACACATATCACAAGTAATTTTTTAATTCTCATTCTCAATCATACTCGCAAAATCTACCGAAGACATAGCTTCTTAATAGCTGTATGATTTTGTTAGTATTTTGACTGGGGACACCTACCTTCTTCGAGGAAATTCCAATTCTCATTTCAGAAATTACTTAATTTGATGGTGATTGGAATTATTGCATACGTGATTCTCACACTTAGAAAATTTGGTATGTGTACTACAATTTGTGCTATGCAAGTCAAAACTTCAATTCCAAATTCTAAATGTATTTTCTTGATCTTGATGGCTTAGCTAAGCAATgacttcttaaaaaaaaaaaaatgtaaaattaccCGTAACGTTAATTGCTATGAGAAATTTTACCTCTTatatctaaaatggtacaatttcaaCCCAAACATTGTCTGGAAgaacaattttacttttaacattGGTAAGTTGAATCTATTAgataattctaaaataaatatatcatatttttttgtgatttaaaaatagaattgaaaaattaatatttttaaataaacgaaatatttagattttttatccaactcgtacaaaatacagtataatttttaacttttttcaaaaaaaaaaaaaatcacatctaTTCATATGATTGTAAACAGAAACTAATAAGTAATAAAAACAACACATAAAGGTATAGACGACACGATTCATGACTgtgacattttaattatttctcaaattgatcaaacctgttaatatttaaaataaatttgctcttggctgcaaacgttagggataaaattacatcattttaaacattaggagtaaaattgctaatgtttatcaacgttagggtgTTTTTGGACCTTATcccataaaataaatataaaactcACATAAAATTAACTCTTTGATTCCAACATCTTACTTGAGTAGAGTAGACCTATTCATGAGAAAGACTGGACCGGTTTGACTGGATCGGACTCAACCCGGGCATTATGGACTTACAATTAAAACATTCAACTCAAGCCCAACCAATATAATGTTAAAAGTCGGGTCAAGCCGGACATACCTGTCCTATTTCTATAAATTCCAAATCCAACAGAAAAACAGGTGAACTTAGACCGGCTTGCACCGGACTAGGTCTAATGACATTTTATCTTGTTCAAGTGGGATCCCAATAGACACGGGCCTAGGCGGGCAGTGTGAGTACAAGGGCCACCGAATAGGTCTATTTTAGAGTTCCAAAATTTGGTTTCAGTTTCACATCCATGGCTCCAACTGAACTTTGGTCAATGAGAGAAGAAAACCTCTTCCATAGCCAATTCAAATACATTCATGACTAACGACAACCAGAAAAGAGACGAACCACTGTACATAACATATATGACATTGTTCGAATTGCAATTGTTTCCCGAATTGGATGCAATTGATGCTCTAAACCGCATTAGGAGGGCTTCCGCCATCTAAATTAACAATTGGTACCTTAATTTTCATCACGACCCCTTCAAGGACACCATCGCCACGGAAAGTACGAGTGAATAGTCTAGGGTCAACTGGTCCAGGTAGCTTGAACGAGAGCGTAAATGGTCCAGGTGAAGCGAGTTGCTGGACTCTTAATTGATAAGCACCCATTGGGCCTGTAACAGTTCCCCCTGCGTAAGGTGTTATCTTGCCTCGTATGCAAACCGTCCCATCATGCAGAATCAAGCATCTTATATTACCTGAAATCATAAGCACAAACATCTAAAATTCAATGATAAATTTCACCCGATTGAGATGCATGGTTTTAAATGAATGCTGTAAAATCCAACATTTTAAGTGATTAACTTACACTCTTCCTTTCGGATGCCAGGCAATGCAACCCGAAAAAGATAGGCATCTGCAGAAATGCCTATGTCCATTAAACCAAACGGTGGTGCAATGATACTTTCCTTTGCTGTTCCGCTATATTTCATAAAAGGTTTCACTTGTAAGTTGCTGCCAATATTTTGCTGATCCATGCTGCCAAGGATAAAGCGTATGGTTAAGCATCGTTACTACATATTCAAACCAACATATAGCAATGGCACTGCCCATTGGGACATCAACTTATGAACAAAAGTATTATGCGTCTCTTGCTACATCTACGGCTGCGAGGAACGCCTAAAAGATGTGCACAGTGCACTTAAGagaaatcactaaaaaaggTGCACATTTTTGGAATGTATTTATGAAAATGAATCAAACAGAAATCAAGCAAGTAAAAACAAAGACCGAAACTAGAGCAATCACACAGACACAAAGAGTTTACATGGTTCGGTCAATGTGACCTATGTCCTCAGTCACACTAGGCGTTGCACCCTCAGACTCCCGTTAATGACACATCATCAAGAGAACAAGTCAATTAATTCGGTTCCACAAACACAAAAGCATAAAACAAACACATGATACTGTCTAAGTACAACTACTCTGGAGATCTCATATATCGAGCAAGAATATCATTGTTGCATCAAGTGTTCGATcttttacaacataatataataAGAATAAAACAATCATATTTACAAAGTTATAAGAGTTCCAACAAGGTACTCGAATAGACAACACGCACAATAAGTGGGCCttattttacttaaaataatACCCTCAAATATGAAGAATTTTTAGATTAGAGGGAAGAGAGGCAAAAATATTAGATTCCTTTTTTCAATAACTTGTTCACATTTAGAAATTCCTTTCTTTTTGTCAGCTATTGATAGTAACTCGAAAAGAAAGATGGTGACAAAAGGATGGCACTTAATACCAAATTATAGAGGACGAATTTAAGAGACAAACATTTATCGATAAACGACAATTTCTACAATTACGGAAAGCTATTAACCATAATCTAAACGACATATGAGTTCTAATCTAACCTCTTAAATTACAAACTTCATGCAGACACAAGACGCCCAGAGTGAAAAGACAATCTTTCTCTATGCTTAGATGAATGCATCGACCAtacatttttgaaaaataaaagaaataacaaTATCATTAATGCGGAAACTATCAATttgaattaacaaaataactATTTTCTTCGTATTTGAAGCGGCTAGTTCCAAGATACAATCATTATCGCAAACACAATGAGAATCATAAACCCTTGGAACCTTCAATGGACCATATTCTAGAAGGCAGAATCCTTTTGATATGATTTAACAAAAACCTGATATCTAGCTAGGTATAAGAAAAATGAATGACAAGTTCAACATGTAAAAGACACAAGTAAGAAATATGACTATGAGGCATAACAGTACCTTTTTCAGCCTCGGCTCTAGCAGCAAGAGCAATTACAGGATATGAAAAATAGTTCGATCAATATACTTGTCATTGAAGTCCATTGATGAAAACAACCCAGAGCTCTAAAGTAAACCAAAGAACTTGTTTGCTTTAACTCAGATCTACGAGATGGATTCATACTCATATATAGCATCATACATTTAATCTTTCTCATACATTACTTTGTATGTTAGGAACCATGTCCATTTTAGGTGTTTCATTTTGATATTTGTTTTACGTCCTTAATTTCTCAAGCATATTAACTTCAACTTGCCTACACGGAATGCTAACTGTATTCTAAAAGAATATTTGGCATCCAATCTGTTATTGACCCTACAGTTTTACTCCATTTAGTAAAAAACATAGTCGGAGTGCAAGCACTATATCAATCATCATGTTCTCCCGACGTATAGAAAAGCATAAAAAATGAGTTAGGAAAACATTCAAATCATTCACCGAGAACCGCAAATTCGAGTCTAACATTTATTCATATCAAACTGTCACCAAACTCATGGATCAACAATTATTAGAGCTTGTATTGTACTTCCGGAACAGAAAAGCATAACAAATGAGTTAGGAAAACATTCAAATTATTCACCGAGAACCACCAATTCGAGTAGTCTAATTTATCATGCATCTCAAACTAGCAGAAATTCATGGAGAAAGATACATAGATCAACAATTATTAGAGCTCATACCTTCGGGAACAGATAATTTATGCATGACAATTTCAGATCTACTACACTGGTTAAGTGTAAATTATGAAGAGTTCATGAACTAATATAAaccttaacaaaaaaaaaaaagcataactAAACTTAAATATACAACCAATTTTCACCGAAAACACTTCAATCCAACAGTAGAACACGAGAATCTTCAAACTATACGCAAAAAAAGAGTCTGATTAATCTACTCTCTGAATGACCACTTCACCCCTCATCCTACCCTAACAACAGTCTAGTTTATGATTCACAAATATAATTCCTCCGACTAGCGACATTTTACTAGCAAGCAAACTTTCCTCAACAATTAGAACTAAAAAGCATGTATATCAACAGAAATGTATATGAACCAGAAACCAGTAAGAGCCATAGATAAACTTTGAGCTTACTCTGCTAGTAACTGAAACCCTATCTCTTGTCCCTCTTTCGATCGAGGGTTTTTGAAGATAAGAAAAGGTGTTTGGCGAAAGGAAACTTACAGATTACTGCAAGGGAGAGAAGGAAGCCACAGTTGCCGATACCGCCAATGCGAAGCTTGAGCGAGAGCAGAGATGATTAGGGAAAGAGTGAGGAGAAAGTGGCTTACAGTGAGGTCTCAATGGGTCTCAGACTCGTCGCGTGGAGAAGAGGCGCAAACGACAGAATCGTATAGTGGGGTTAAGTTTAAGGCCTGGGAGCGTAATCCATTAGAATAACAgaaataaggtgcaaaaataacggatgagcaattttatcctaggCTCTAAAATgctgaaatttttatttttaacattcacacttaagagtaattttattctAACGTTgttaaattggatcaattttagaaattattataaaattgagatattttattccttatttttttctattaataattaattattatacaaattttttttctattaataatttattattatgcgaatttaatcgatattaataagtgcatgcgtcaaatattaaacaatagaagctacaaggacagtggtatattaagcagcgcgcgacATAATACATAAAAAAAGCAATTGTCTTAGTAGTAAGCAGTGTGAAGTGTAAGTGAGGAGGCTAAGGTTTGAACCACACCACCAGCAGCAgcattttttgttaaattttatactcaaaacgacgtagttttgagtgttctcaccataaggaagtgtcctcacctaaaaaaGGTTCTcacaattgcaccattttagatgttagagatatttttgcaccttatcccaaaataatataaataattgacttttagtaatttaaaagtaactaaaaaatattatctctaacaatattctttatattcattttatttatttattattttatcattaaaattattaattattgttatatttaccattAGTAAGAGAAAAGAGACTcactaataataaattattaataaaaaaatgaattaagaagGCACGAGGAGGTGAAAAGATGCTTTCTATTAATACATGAGATagagaggctcttagtgatctgaagcatctccaatagagggtgcCCAAAAGAATGACAGCTGATGTAACATTTAGTTTGGCAACTTTTAAAGGGTGCCTACTATTTGAGTGATGGTGGGTGCTAAAAAAGTTGTCAAAAGGTTGTcaaacatttttttaatataaaaaaaattgatttactTGAATGCTATTTGTTCACCTTTTTGatgactttctctctcatttcaCTATTGGTTGCCAATATTTAtaagtaaataaattatatattaagtaaTTATTTGTGGGGTCATTGTGATAACTTTTAAAGTTGATTTACTATTTGaacatttttaaataaaagttgCCAAGAGTGATGTAtattactaaattaataaaatattatattttaatatgatgTGTTAATTTTTTGCAATTTTTAGAACAACCTcaattggagatgctctaagagaCTGTTATTGAAGCTGATTTTTAACTCTCACTTtccaaattttaacttaagagtcaaACTAAGATGTTGTTAAATATGCTCTAATACCTTGTCAACCTGCCacttaggccctgttctttatcacttaatttcagtaacaattagttcagttcagttcaattcaattcagttcagtagcaatcagttcagttcagttcaattcagttcagttcaacattcagtttcagcatccagtttcaacattcagtttcagtattcagtaatttatcattatttattatattataataataattattatttatctataatttatcattatttatttattattattattattattattattattatttatagtttatcattatctataaattagataaaagtcaagaaatgatagtttattaaagtatatatcgtttaataaaaaaaattaaaactaaagtatgcatccatatttaaaaattaggaattgcatccatattatgaattatttctcaaatttaccgaatgtatcaatgttagggataaaattgcaccgttttagacgttagaggtaaaattactcctgacccaaaacgttatttttgcactttaacccttaattaaaataaaaaattaagagtttgtattcatatgaagatttgtatttaatttcataggctttaaattatatgtaaatttgtgtttgtatgtaatttgtatttttaatttaaattagactcactTTTATTTAATtgcataggcttttatcgagccaagattttatcaatccgggcttttatttgatattcaatttagttttatcttaataatatatttatttattattgatattattaaatttattagaaccattattattattattattattataagtttattaatgtccaatattatcattaaaattattttaaagtctaatatcgtcattattgttaagttcggttaagttcggtagcattcagttaagttcagtagcattcagttaagttcagttcagttcagtatttagtagcattcagttcagttcagttcagttcaattcaattcagttcagttcaattcagtttttttcagcgataaaaaACAGAGCCTAAGCCCGCTGTACAAGTTCAGTTGGGAGGTGTTATGATTTTCCAAAACTTCAATTTCacccctaaatttttaaaaatttcaaataatcATTTATTATCATCTAATTGCATTTAATAAtctaataatttttaataaaatttgttaGATATAAAAAATGGGAGGCACACTCCATTATATTTCAAAGTGTTCACCATGTctcgaaaaaaaaaaagacaaataatcataaacttttaaaagtttaagGACAGTTGAAGTTGCGGTTCTTCAATATAATTGGATAAAAATATaaggttattgaatgcaattgtataataatataaagttaTTGAACAAGAATACGGAGATAtttaaaacttttaaaagttgATGGAAATAATTGAAGTTTTGAATCAAGCACATAGATCTAAATACAGTCAgcctttaaaaaattaatactattgaaattattaatatttctattttgaaattcaaattaaattgatatttgaTACAACTGAAAAATAAGtattgaattttaagtgttaaaTAAAGTATTTAAAGTATTAAATGATGTAACTGTTTTGATAAATATTAGAAACAAGTactgaatataaaaatattatgttcaacttaaaattttaaattaaatattttgattttgataataagtgatttttaacttattGAACATTTGAAATAGATCTGACAATTTTTTTTGCTCCCCTTGAGAGCCTGCTACTCCTTTTGAGAGTTGATATTTGTATCGCCGGCTAGGGTTCTAGCAAATCACACCTTTCCTATATCCCATCAACACCGACCTTTCTCAATCTCAATTTCCCCATCGATTAACCATATCGTCCTTACCACACCGCCAATTAACTACACCCTCGGTTTAATCGACTCTTCGATTAGTTCAGAATGGAAGAACACCTAAACCAACTGAAGATTGTTGATGACGGTTTCGAGTTCGAGACACCTCCAACGGATCCAGCGGCAATCGACTACAAGTGGTGCCTAGTGGGATCACTAATTACAGACAGAAATTATAATTTCCAGATATTCAAGCATCGCATGGCCAGTATTTGGAGACCGGGCAAAGGTATGTCGATATCTGAAATTGGGGGTAAATTACTTTTATTCCGATTCTTTCATCCTTATGACCTAAGATGGGTGATGGACAACGGACCTTGGACTTTTGACAACCACCTGGTAATTTTGTACCAATTGAAGGAGAAAGAAGAACTGGTCGAAGCAAAATTGACACACGTCAATTTTTGGGTGCAAGTTCATGGTCTCACCCAACAATTGTTTACTGAGACAGTTGCCAAAGCCTTAAGGAATTTTATAGGCACCTTTGTCCTGATGGATACGAAGAGCAAGTGGCTGAATGATACGAGTTAGCGTGGATATACAACAACCGCTGCAAAGAGGAAAGAAAGTTAGAAGGGCCGGAGGAGAATGGTTGCACTGTAAATTCAAGTATGAAAAATTACCCACATTTTGCTTCATTTGCGGGTTAATTGGTCACTTGGATCGTCATTGTGAGATTTTCTTCAGTAGTGAGGAAGAGGAGATCATCAGGGACTAGGATGTGTCTCTTAGGGCACCAGTACGCCGCTCCAATCTCCTTGGAGGAGAAAAGTGGTTGAAAGAGGAGTCGGATCTGAAGCCATCCGAATTGGGAGCAGGATCAGGAGAGTTTGGCAGTAGCTCAGCAGTGAAAGTGCATCACCAGGTTCAGCGACAAAATCTTTCTCATCTAGCAAGGAATTTTGGGGCAAGTATCTTTGATCATCAGACAATTGTAAATCAACCAGCAAAAGGCAAAATGCCGGAAAAGGGTTTGGAGATCGTGGATGAGAGGAAAAGGAGAAGGGGGGCTGATTCTGAAATAGGAGGGGCGTCGGGGGAGAAGGTAGTGGAGGTCAGTATACAGAATATGGAGGTGGATGGGATTCTCCAAGAGCA of the Euphorbia lathyris chromosome 7, ddEupLath1.1, whole genome shotgun sequence genome contains:
- the LOC136234723 gene encoding increased DNA methylation 3; the encoded protein is MDQQNIGSNLQVKPFMKYSGTAKESIIAPPFGLMDIGISADAYLFRVALPGIRKEECNIRCLILHDGTVCIRGKITPYAGGTVTGPMGAYQLRVQQLASPGPFTLSFKLPGPVDPRLFTRTFRGDGVLEGVVMKIKVPIVNLDGGSPPNAV